From a region of the Burkholderia lata genome:
- a CDS encoding acetolactate synthase large subunit, with protein MKASDLFVKALEAEGVEYVFGIPGEENLDLLESLRRSKIKLVLTRHEQAAGFMAATYGRLTGRTGVCIATLGPGATNFVTAAAYAQLGGMPMLMITGQKPIKSSKQGHFQIVDVVDMMQPLTKFTRQIVSIGNIPSAIREAFRRAEEERPGAAHLELPEDIAHEEGDGKPIPRSYSRRPVAEEKAVAHAVDAIQAARHPLLMIGAGGNRKTSCKMLLEFVDKTGIPFFTTQMGKGVIDETHPLWLGNATLSDGDFVHRAIEHADCIINVGHDVIEKPPFFMRTDDKTVIHVNFLGAQVDPVYFPQIEVVGDIANAVWQMKEALAPQPHWDFARFAMIKEHFDAHLEKGQHDPRFPMYPVRIVNDLYNAMPVDGIVCLDNGMYKIWFARYWRAHEPNSLLLDNALASMGAGLPSAIATKIVHPQRKVIAVCGDGGFMMNSQELETAVRLKLDLVVMIVRDDAFGMIRWKQENMNFPDFAMTLQNPDFVAYAQSYGAHGHRVETADDLEPLLRECFSSPGVHVIDVPIDYSDNERVLNREIKRLSAQL; from the coding sequence ATGAAAGCATCGGATCTGTTCGTGAAGGCGCTGGAAGCCGAAGGCGTCGAGTATGTGTTCGGCATTCCCGGCGAAGAAAACCTCGATCTGCTCGAATCGCTGCGGCGATCCAAGATCAAGCTCGTGCTGACCCGGCACGAGCAGGCGGCCGGGTTCATGGCCGCCACCTACGGCCGCCTGACGGGCCGCACCGGCGTGTGTATCGCCACGCTCGGGCCCGGCGCGACGAACTTCGTGACGGCCGCCGCGTATGCACAGCTCGGCGGCATGCCGATGCTGATGATCACCGGGCAGAAGCCGATCAAATCCAGCAAGCAGGGCCACTTCCAGATCGTCGACGTGGTCGACATGATGCAGCCGCTCACGAAGTTCACGCGGCAGATCGTGTCGATCGGCAACATCCCGTCGGCCATACGCGAGGCGTTCCGTCGCGCGGAGGAAGAGCGCCCGGGCGCCGCCCACCTCGAACTGCCGGAAGACATCGCGCACGAGGAGGGCGACGGCAAGCCGATCCCGCGCAGCTACAGCCGGCGGCCGGTGGCCGAGGAGAAGGCGGTCGCGCATGCGGTCGACGCGATCCAGGCCGCGCGCCATCCGCTGCTGATGATCGGCGCGGGCGGCAACCGCAAGACCAGCTGCAAGATGCTGCTCGAATTCGTCGACAAGACGGGCATCCCGTTCTTCACGACGCAGATGGGCAAGGGCGTGATCGACGAGACGCACCCGCTGTGGCTCGGCAACGCGACGCTGTCCGACGGCGATTTCGTGCACCGCGCGATCGAGCATGCGGACTGCATCATCAACGTCGGCCACGACGTGATCGAGAAGCCGCCGTTCTTCATGCGTACCGACGACAAGACCGTGATCCACGTGAACTTCCTCGGTGCGCAGGTCGACCCCGTCTACTTCCCGCAGATCGAGGTGGTCGGCGACATCGCGAACGCGGTGTGGCAGATGAAGGAGGCGCTCGCGCCGCAGCCGCACTGGGATTTCGCACGCTTCGCGATGATCAAGGAGCATTTCGACGCCCATCTGGAGAAGGGCCAGCACGACCCGCGCTTCCCGATGTACCCGGTGCGGATCGTCAACGATCTGTACAACGCGATGCCGGTCGACGGCATCGTCTGTCTCGACAACGGGATGTACAAGATCTGGTTCGCGCGCTACTGGCGCGCACACGAGCCGAATTCGCTGCTGCTCGACAACGCGCTTGCGTCGATGGGCGCGGGCCTGCCGTCGGCGATCGCGACGAAGATCGTGCATCCGCAGCGCAAGGTGATCGCCGTGTGCGGCGACGGCGGCTTCATGATGAATTCGCAGGAGCTCGAAACGGCCGTGCGGCTGAAGCTCGACCTCGTCGTGATGATCGTGCGCGACGACGCGTTCGGGATGATCCGCTGGAAGCAGGAGAACATGAACTTCCCCGATTTCGCGATGACGCTGCAGAACCCCGATTTCGTCGCGTATGCGCAAAGCTACGGTGCACACGGGCATCGCGTGGAAACGGCCGACGATCTCGAGCCGCTGCTGCGCGAGTGTTTCTCGTCGCCGGGCGTGCACGTGATCGACGTGCCGATCGACTACTCGGACAACGAGCGCGTGCTGAACCGCGAGATCAAGCGCCTGTCGGCGCAACTCTGA
- a CDS encoding aldehyde dehydrogenase family protein encodes MLKETYPYYLANEAVYANTDLEVTDKFSGKVATRVALADAKAIDAAIGAAVDAAKPMRELPAFKRQAVLDHCVARFRERFDELAEALCIEAGKPINDSKGEVTRLIDTFRVASEESVRIDGEIINLEISARAQGYTGYTKRVPVGPCSFISPFNFPLNLAAHKVAPALAAGCPFVLKPASRTPIGALIIGEVLAETDLPKGAFSVLPAHRDGADLFTTDERFKLLSFTGSPAVGWALKEKAGKKKVVLELGGNAAAIVDADQRDRLDYVVERLAFGAYYQSGQSCIGVQRILVHADLYDALREKLIAKTRSLKMGDPKDPSTFVGPMISESESRRLSGWMDAAVAAGAKIVAGGKVDGAMFEATLLENVGHEQDLYRKEAFGPVAILEKFDRFDDALARVNDSDFGLQAGVFTDSLTHAQRAWDELEVGGVVINDVPSFRVDNMPYGGVKDSGLGREGIRYAIEDMTELRLMVVRRR; translated from the coding sequence ATGCTGAAGGAAACCTATCCGTACTACCTCGCCAACGAAGCCGTCTACGCGAACACCGATCTGGAAGTGACGGACAAGTTCAGCGGCAAGGTCGCAACGCGTGTCGCGCTGGCCGATGCGAAGGCCATCGACGCGGCGATCGGCGCGGCGGTGGATGCCGCGAAGCCGATGCGCGAGCTGCCGGCCTTCAAGCGGCAGGCCGTGCTCGACCATTGCGTCGCGCGCTTTCGCGAGCGCTTCGACGAGCTGGCCGAGGCGCTGTGCATCGAGGCCGGCAAGCCGATCAACGATTCGAAGGGCGAAGTCACGCGGCTGATCGACACGTTTCGCGTGGCGTCCGAAGAATCGGTGCGCATCGACGGCGAAATCATCAACCTCGAGATCTCCGCGCGTGCGCAGGGCTATACGGGCTACACGAAGCGCGTGCCGGTCGGCCCGTGCTCGTTCATCTCGCCGTTCAACTTCCCGCTGAATCTCGCCGCACACAAGGTCGCACCGGCGCTTGCGGCCGGCTGTCCGTTCGTGCTGAAGCCCGCGAGCCGCACGCCGATCGGCGCGCTGATCATCGGCGAGGTGCTCGCGGAAACCGACTTGCCGAAGGGCGCGTTCTCGGTGCTGCCCGCGCATCGCGACGGCGCCGACCTGTTCACGACCGATGAGCGTTTCAAGCTGCTGTCGTTCACGGGTTCGCCCGCCGTCGGCTGGGCGCTGAAGGAGAAGGCCGGCAAGAAGAAAGTCGTGCTGGAACTCGGCGGCAACGCGGCCGCGATCGTCGATGCGGACCAGCGCGACCGGCTCGACTACGTGGTCGAGCGTCTTGCGTTCGGCGCGTACTACCAGTCGGGCCAGAGCTGCATCGGCGTGCAGCGGATCCTCGTGCATGCCGATCTGTACGACGCGCTGCGCGAGAAGCTGATCGCGAAGACGCGTTCGCTGAAGATGGGCGATCCGAAGGATCCGTCGACGTTCGTCGGCCCGATGATCTCCGAATCCGAATCGCGCCGGCTGTCGGGCTGGATGGACGCGGCCGTCGCGGCAGGCGCGAAGATCGTCGCGGGCGGCAAGGTCGATGGCGCGATGTTCGAGGCGACGCTGCTGGAAAACGTCGGGCACGAGCAGGACCTGTACCGGAAGGAGGCGTTCGGCCCCGTCGCGATCCTCGAGAAGTTCGACCGCTTCGACGATGCGCTCGCGCGCGTGAACGATAGCGACTTCGGGCTGCAGGCCGGCGTGTTTACCGATTCACTCACGCATGCGCAGCGTGCGTGGGACGAGCTGGAGGTCGGCGGCGTCGTGATCAACGACGTGCCGTCGTTCCGCGTCGACAACATGCCGTACGGCGGCGTGAAGGATTCGGGCCTTGGCCGCGAAGGGATCCGTTACGCGATCGAGGACATGACAGAGCTGCGGCTGATGGTCGTGCGGCGCCGGTAA